CTAGATAGCGGTAATACCTATTCCAGTCCCAGCCTGCTGTCTTCGATCGAAGAATTTGAAGAATTCCCCGGTATAGCCATTACATTAAATGGGATTGTTGTTGTGGGATGGATCAATCAGCCTCCTGGTAATACCGATCTTAAAATTACCACATCTCCAGACGGCGGGGTCACCTTCACCCCTGAAACCAGGGTCGCCAGCGTTGTAGTCCCACCAGATCCATTGCCGGGATATACATTTAGATGCTTGACATACCCTTCCCTCGCAGCAGATATTTCTAATGCACCGACGACGCGAGGGAATGTCTATGCTGTGTGGCAAGATTTTCGAGAAGGCTATTCCGATATATTTATTGCTACTTCCACTAATTTCGGTGTGGATTGGGGTGCACCCATATCCATTACGGGTAGTCCAGTAGGCTCCCAAAACTTTTTCCCAGCCATCACCGTGTCCCCAGCGGATGGTGCAATATTCGTTAACTATTACACGAATCGAGTTAATCCTCTCAACCTTGATGTTTATCTAGCTACATCTAGAGATGGCGGTATGACGTTTATAAACACCCGTATAACGACAACTTCCTTTGACGTCACCGGCATTCCCCTAATTGGGGACTACATCGGCAATGCCATCGTCCCCCAAACAGGCCGTCTAGTGAGTGTATGGACGGACACGCGGACTGGTACAGAGAACATCTGGTTCGGTGATAATCAATAAGCTATGAATAAACCTGTGATGATTAATTAGAAGAGTGTTAAATTAGTACATCCACCTACAATAAAGGATGCCCAACCAATATGGGGCATCCTTTATTTGTGATTTTTCAAGTAATTTTTTCATTTAAAAAGCCCCCAAAAGGGGGCTTAGACTTTGATAAACCAAGATTTTAAGTTTTTGTTCTACATACAGTAACTAGATATAGAACATATAATTGTCTGCTAAGCTCTCTTCTTTAAAATTAATCAAGTCATGAAGCGTTGTGGAATCCAGTACGTCTGCAATGCTGTCGCGAATACGCAACCATAAATCACGTTTTGCCGCATCATCTTCTTCAGTGAAATCTACCGGAGAAATTGGACCCTCCAACACACGAATGATGTCTCCTGCTGTAATAGCACTGGCCTCACGTGATAAAATGTATCCACCGTATGCACCACGAATGCTTTTTACAAGTCCTGCGTTACGCAGAGGAGCGATTAGTTGCTCCAGATAATGCTCAGAAAGTCCATTTTTCTCAGCGATACTCTTAAGTGAGGTCGGTCCTTCACCAAATTTCAGTGCAAGCTCCATCATAATTGTTAGTCCGTAACGTCCTTTGGTTGATATTTTCAAAGGGGCACCTCTTTCGGTTTAGTTTCTAGTTATTGTATACTATTGATTTGGTAAGTCATGCGATTGTCATATCAAGGTATTCCGATGATTACTCTTAGTTTATGTTATCATATTCGAAGTCACAAATGAAATGGCAAACGAAACATTTTGCAAAAATGTTCACCCCTGGTGGACATTTTTCTATTTTCAGCCTCTTATTTTAGGGTTTACAGTAGACAGGTATGTTATAATACTTTTTGAGCCGGGTGTTCCATGAATAACCGGTATTTTGGGTACAGAAATGGTGATTACGATGACAAAAGCAAAACAAGACACCCGTGTCGTCGTCGGCATGTCCGGAGGGGTCGATTCCTCCGTCACGGCGCTTCTGCTCAAGCAGCAGGGCTATGACGTCATCGGCATCTTCATGAAGAATTGGGACGATACCGACGAATTCGGAGTATGTACAGCCGAAAGCGATGCAGAGGATGTTCGCCGCGTATGCGAGCAGATTGATATTCCTTACTATACCGTTAATTTCGAGAAGGAATACTTCGACAAAGTATTTTCATATTTTCTCGATGAATATAAGGCCGGCCGGACGCCTAATCCAGACGTCATGTGCAACCGAGAGATCAAATTCGGGGAGTTCCTGAACAAAGCCCTTCAGCTTGGCGCCGATTATGTAGCGACTGGACATTATGCACGCGTTATAGAAGAAGATGGTGTGTACAAGCTGCTCCGCGGTGTAGACAACAATAAAGACCAGACCTATTTCTTGAACGCGCTGGGCCAATATCAGCTCTCTAAAGCAATGTTCCCGATTGGTCATCTTCCGAAACCGGAAGTTCGGAGAATTGCCGAAGAAGCCGGACTCTATACTGCCAAGAAAAAAGACAGTACAGGCGTCTGCTTTATCGGTGAGCGTAACTTCCGTGAATTCCTCAGCCAGTATCTGCCTGCACAATCTGGTGACATGGTAGATATAGCCACTGGGGAAATCAAAGGCCGCCATGATGGTCTTATGTACTATACATTGGGTCAGCGTCAAGGCCTTGGCATTGGCGGATCCGGTAACGGCGAACCTTGGTTTGTAGCCGAAAAAGACCTTAGCCGCAACATTCTTTATGTAGTTCAAGGAGACAAGCACCACAGCCTGTACTCCACTAGTCTAATTGCCTCCGGTGTAAACTGGATTAACGGGCATGAGCTAGGTCCTGAGCCGCTAAAATGCACTGCTAAATTCCGGTATCGCCAGCCTGATCAAGGTGTAACGCTCACCGCACGGAAAGACGGAACGATAAACGTAGACTTTGATGTTCCGCAAAAAGCGATTACGCCAGGCCAAGCCGTTGTCTTCTATCTCGGTGAGCAATGTCTCGGCGGCGGCACGATCGAATATGCAGAAAAGGTCGTTCCTTCAGCGCAAGCTTAAGTGAAGTCTATAACTTACAACATAAACCCTAGAATAAACCTATGAAATAGCTGTATTTAATACAGCTATTTCTTGTTTTTAGAATTTCTTTTTGACTTAGTTGTATGATGTACATCTAAATTCTCCCAATCTCCCTTTTCTGTCTTCACATTCCAAAAATAGATGTATGAACTGCAGTTATACTACATCATCAGCGCTAAAATGAGGTTTTAGTTGTATGAAATACAACTAAATGACTATGGAGCCAGCGATTCAAATAGAAACAAAAAGAACAGCAGTTCAGATATCGCTATCTGAACTGCTGTTCTTTTATTACTAATAGTATTAATTTAATTCCTGCTATTCCTACTTACTGAGCTACTACAGCTTTATCCGCAGAAACTGCAATGTCATTATAGTAAAGTCCAGTTCCATCACCAATTCCATAATTCAGTATACGGTTGTTGACCGGAACTAGGGCCGCACGATAAAGCGTAGGGAATACAGGAATCTCGTTAACCATAAACTGTTGCCATTCTTTATAGATCTCTTTACGTTTATTTACATCGAATGCATCCTCGGAGACTCCTTCAGCGAGCAACCGATCATTCTCTGCACTCGAGTAACGCGGGAAGTTAAAGATCGCGTCTTTACCATAAAGACCTGTTGGGTCAACATCAATTCCTACAGTCCAAGCACCTTGGTACACATCAACGGTAGGATCATCCTCACCATTTTGTCCAACACGGTCATAGAACGTATTAAATTCTACCATCTCCAAATTCACATTCAGACCAATCGCTTTCCAGGATTGTACATAATATTGAGCTAATGGTTCTGCGATGTCCGATCCTGTCATCGAGATGAAATTAATTTTCAGCTCACTACCATCCGGATTCGTTCTAAATTCACCGTTAAGTTTGTAACCAGCATCATCCAAGATCTTCTTAGCAGCTTCTGGATCATAAGGTACACCTGGATTAGAAGCATCATGGAATTCCGGATGAGAAGGTGGAATTAAAGTTGTCGCATTCCAGCGAAGACCACTATAGAACTTCTTACCCACTGTATCATTGTCTACAGCAGCCCACATGGCTTTACGCAGGTTCACATCCGCCATTTTAGCTTTAGGATCGGTAGCAACGACTTTTTTCTCCGCATCCCATTTACCAAGCTTAAATCCAATATACGTATATGCACGGTCAACAGCACCGAGATACTCAACATTGGACATCTTTGCATTATCCGGGAATTGATCAATAGGGAAGGCATCCACCAAGTCAACTCCACCAGACTTCAGTTCTTGCACAACAGTCGTAGGGTTGATTACCTTCAAAATTACTTTATCCAGTTTAGGTGCGCCGCGCCAGTAATCTTCATTCTTAACGAATACTACAGACTCACCAGGAACGATACTTTCCACTTTAAAAGCTCCGAAGCCAATTGGCTTTTGACGAACTTCAGGGGATGAGGAGATTTTGGCAACATCCATACCACCAAAGATATGTTTAGCTAATGGATAAATCCATATGCCACCTGTTAACAGGGAAGGGGAAGATTTAAGATAAGTAATTTGCAGCTTCTTCTCACCCAGAACTTTAATACCAGAAATGGTCTTTGCTTTTCCGGAGTGGTATTCTTCCATACCTTCAATATTCGTAAAGTCAGAGCCGTAACGTGGACCATCATATTTCGGATTACCAATAACCTCATGCGCGAACAGCCAATCTTCTGCTGTCACCGGCTTTCCATCCTGCCAGTTCACATTGTCGCGAATCGTAAAGGTAAAGGTCCGTCCATCTTCTGCTACTTCATAAGTTGCTGCACCATCATTCGTGTACACATAGTCTTTGTCCCAAGTTAACAAACCTTCATCGAACCAATTCAGCACTTCAGCATCTGGAGCTCCAGAATAGAAGTTCAAGTTCAAGGTACCTTCAAACGGACTGTCGGAAACGAGTCCAAACGTAATTGTCCCGCCATCAATAGCTTCACCTTGATTAGTCTTAATGTTACTGAAATCTTTAATGTTATAAAGTCCGTCTTCTGCTTCAGGAGCTGCCGTCGCTTCTGCGGTTTCCGCAGGAGCACTGGCACTTGGTGCTGCTGTTGACTCAGCCGCTCCGTTGTTGTTCTTGGAGCCGCAAGCCGCAAGAGCGAACAACATTACTAACATTAATGAAACTAGTAAAGCTTTTGAACGAATGGCTTTTCTCATTTAATCATTTCCTCCCTTATCATCCTTTTCTTTGTCTTGCGTCGGTCGCACGTTTGAGCGCTTGACCCACATTATTTATACTCAACATCAGTACCAAGATCAGCAGTGATGCGGGTAACCAGATCCACCATCTGAACTCAAGCGTTTGCGGATTTCTCGCATAGCTTACAAGAGTACCCAAACTGGGTGTACTTTCTGGAAAACCAAAACCTAGAAAGGATAGGCCTGATTCCAAGCCAATATTAGCTGCCAAATTTAAAGTCATCGTGACAATAATGATGGAGCTTAAGTTCGGCAGCACTTGTGTGAACATTATTTTTAGATTGGAGGAACCTAGGGTCTTAGATGCCTGAACGTAATCCAGTTCCTTCTCTTGTAACGTCTTGGAACGAATTAACCTGGCAATCCCCATCCATAGAAAGGCAGTCATGATAAAGGAGAAGGTTAACGTATTGTATTTAGGAACTGCACTCACAAAAGCTATAACAATCATTATAAAAGGTAAAATCATGAAGAAATCTACAACACGCATCGCTACATTATCTACCGTTCCACCAAAATAACCTGAGACTAACCCGACTAGAATCCCAATAACGCCAGTAAAAAATGTAACCATAAAAGCAATAGACATAGAGTTTCTTGTACCAATAATTAATTGACCGAATACATCCCGTCCTCCATAGTCGGTCCCCAGCCAATGCACAGCCGAAGGCTTCTCATACAGGGCGAACAAGTCAACCGTAACAATTTCTTTTTGATCTAAAAATAAGGAAATCCCATACACAGCAGCGATAATCGTAAATAGGAAAATCAGTGAGATCAGTGCCAACTTATCACGCACCAATTCCCGCCAAACAATTCTGAAGCCTGATGGACTTTTATCTGAATCCTGCAGCAGAGCTATCTCTGCGCTTGTCTTTGCCATTTCATTCACCTCAAAGTGTTCATCTTCTTATTTAATCCGGATACGAGGATCTACGATACTTAAGATAATGTCTGATAACAACGCACCGACGATGGCAGCAACCCCATACAAAAGAACTAGGGCCGTTACTACGCTGAAATCCCGGATCGTTATCGAGCTGAGAAACAGCATACCCATACCCGGATAGCTGAAGATACTTTCAACGAACACCGTACCACCAATGAGCCCAGTAATCTCATATCCGAAAAATGCAGCGATCGGCAGTAAGGAATTACGTAATATATGGCGATTATATACACGAGACTCTGAAGCGCCTTTGGCTCTTGCCGTGAGAATGAAATCCTTTTGTTTCGTATCAATGATTTCATTTCGCAAATATTGTACCGTTCCTACCGTTGCAATT
This Paenibacillus sp. FSL R5-0345 DNA region includes the following protein-coding sequences:
- a CDS encoding sialidase family protein, coding for MVAVAVDLRTGPPNIGLYKSIDAGATWTTTLLPLPTGFAGIEAPHIDYIFPTTFVVLAHAFDSDGLSGSIVSYTSVDNASSFGPPVIVNQGFGQFVNDDQVVVVTDKAGSSPFFGNVYTGYTHDYNTQFIPGNTIFFNRSLDSGNTYSSPSLLSSIEEFEEFPGIAITLNGIVVVGWINQPPGNTDLKITTSPDGGVTFTPETRVASVVVPPDPLPGYTFRCLTYPSLAADISNAPTTRGNVYAVWQDFREGYSDIFIATSTNFGVDWGAPISITGSPVGSQNFFPAITVSPADGAIFVNYYTNRVNPLNLDVYLATSRDGGMTFINTRITTTSFDVTGIPLIGDYIGNAIVPQTGRLVSVWTDTRTGTENIWFGDNQ
- a CDS encoding ABC transporter permease encodes the protein MAKTSAEIALLQDSDKSPSGFRIVWRELVRDKLALISLIFLFTIIAAVYGISLFLDQKEIVTVDLFALYEKPSAVHWLGTDYGGRDVFGQLIIGTRNSMSIAFMVTFFTGVIGILVGLVSGYFGGTVDNVAMRVVDFFMILPFIMIVIAFVSAVPKYNTLTFSFIMTAFLWMGIARLIRSKTLQEKELDYVQASKTLGSSNLKIMFTQVLPNLSSIIIVTMTLNLAANIGLESGLSFLGFGFPESTPSLGTLVSYARNPQTLEFRWWIWLPASLLILVLMLSINNVGQALKRATDARQRKG
- a CDS encoding oligopeptide ABC transporter substrate-binding protein is translated as MRKAIRSKALLVSLMLVMLFALAACGSKNNNGAAESTAAPSASAPAETAEATAAPEAEDGLYNIKDFSNIKTNQGEAIDGGTITFGLVSDSPFEGTLNLNFYSGAPDAEVLNWFDEGLLTWDKDYVYTNDGAATYEVAEDGRTFTFTIRDNVNWQDGKPVTAEDWLFAHEVIGNPKYDGPRYGSDFTNIEGMEEYHSGKAKTISGIKVLGEKKLQITYLKSSPSLLTGGIWIYPLAKHIFGGMDVAKISSSPEVRQKPIGFGAFKVESIVPGESVVFVKNEDYWRGAPKLDKVILKVINPTTVVQELKSGGVDLVDAFPIDQFPDNAKMSNVEYLGAVDRAYTYIGFKLGKWDAEKKVVATDPKAKMADVNLRKAMWAAVDNDTVGKKFYSGLRWNATTLIPPSHPEFHDASNPGVPYDPEAAKKILDDAGYKLNGEFRTNPDGSELKINFISMTGSDIAEPLAQYYVQSWKAIGLNVNLEMVEFNTFYDRVGQNGEDDPTVDVYQGAWTVGIDVDPTGLYGKDAIFNFPRYSSAENDRLLAEGVSEDAFDVNKRKEIYKEWQQFMVNEIPVFPTLYRAALVPVNNRILNYGIGDGTGLYYNDIAVSADKAVVAQ
- the mnmA gene encoding tRNA 2-thiouridine(34) synthase MnmA translates to MTKAKQDTRVVVGMSGGVDSSVTALLLKQQGYDVIGIFMKNWDDTDEFGVCTAESDAEDVRRVCEQIDIPYYTVNFEKEYFDKVFSYFLDEYKAGRTPNPDVMCNREIKFGEFLNKALQLGADYVATGHYARVIEEDGVYKLLRGVDNNKDQTYFLNALGQYQLSKAMFPIGHLPKPEVRRIAEEAGLYTAKKKDSTGVCFIGERNFREFLSQYLPAQSGDMVDIATGEIKGRHDGLMYYTLGQRQGLGIGGSGNGEPWFVAEKDLSRNILYVVQGDKHHSLYSTSLIASGVNWINGHELGPEPLKCTAKFRYRQPDQGVTLTARKDGTINVDFDVPQKAITPGQAVVFYLGEQCLGGGTIEYAEKVVPSAQA
- the cymR gene encoding cysteine metabolism transcriptional regulator CymR; translated protein: MKISTKGRYGLTIMMELALKFGEGPTSLKSIAEKNGLSEHYLEQLIAPLRNAGLVKSIRGAYGGYILSREASAITAGDIIRVLEGPISPVDFTEEDDAAKRDLWLRIRDSIADVLDSTTLHDLINFKEESLADNYMFYI